A genomic window from Rattus norvegicus strain BN/NHsdMcwi chromosome 9, GRCr8, whole genome shotgun sequence includes:
- the Cdk5r2 gene encoding cyclin-dependent kinase 5 activator 2 has product MGTVLSLSPASSAKGRRPGGLPEEKKKAPPAGDEALGGYGAPPAGKGGKGESRLKRPSVLISALTWKRLVAASAKKKKGSKKVTPKPASTGPDPLVQQRNRENLLRKGRDAPDGGGAAKPLAVPVPTVPASAATCEPPSGGSAAAPPPGSGGGKPPPPPPPAPQAAPPAPGGSPRRVIVQASTGELLRCLGDFVCRRCYRLKELSPGELVGWFRGVDRSLLLQGWQDQAFITPANLVFVYLLCRESLRGDELASAAELQAAFLTCLYLAYSYMGNEISYPLKPFLVEPDKERFWQRCLRLIQRLSPQMLRLNADPHFFTQVFQDLKNEGEAAASTGGPPSGSASTTSSSTARDSCAAGAKHWTMNLDR; this is encoded by the coding sequence ATGGGCACGGTGCTGTCGCTTTCCCCTGCTTCCTCGGCCAAGGGCCGGAGGCCGGGAGGGCTGccggaggagaaaaagaaggcgCCGCCCGCGGGGGACGAGGCGCTGGGGGGCTACGGCGCGCCGCCGGCCGGCAAGGGCGGCAAAGGCGAGAGCCGGCTCAAACGGCCGTCCGTACTCATCTCGGCGCTCACCTGGAAGCGCCTAGTGGCAGCCTCGgccaagaagaagaaaggcagcaAAAAGGTGACGCCCAAGCCAGCGTCCACCGGTCCCGACCCTTTGGTCCAGCAACGCAACCGGGAGAACCTTCTCCGCAAGGGTCGCGACGCCCCCGACGGCGGCGGAGCAGCCAAGCCCCTGGCCGTGCCGGTGCCCACGGTGCCCGCGTCCGCTGCCACCTGCGAGCCCCCGTCGGGGGGCAGCGCGGCCGCCCCGCCACCAGGCTCAGGCGGGGGAAAGCCACCTCCGCCGCCACCTCCAGCCCCGCAGGCGGCACCGCCAGCGCCCGGAGGCTCGCCGCGACGGGTCATCGTGCAGGCGTCCACCGGCGAGCTGCTCCGCTGCCTCGGCGACTTCGTGTGCCGACGCTGCTACCGCCTCAAGGAGCTGAGTCCCGGCGAGCTGGTGGGCTGGTTCCGCGGCGTGGACCGCTCGCTGCTGCTGCAGGGCTGGCAAGACCAGGCCTTCATTACCCCCGCCAACCTGGTGTTCGTGTACCTGCTGTGCCGCGAGTCGCTGCGCGGGGACGAGCTGGCGTCGGCCGCCGAACTGCAGgccgccttcctcacctgcctctacctcgcCTACTCCTACATGGGCAACGAGATCTCCTACCCACTCAAGCCCTTCCTCGTGGAGCCCGACAAGGAGCGCTTCTGGCAGCGCTGCCTGCGCCTCATCCAGCGGCTCAGCCCGCAGATGCTGCGGCTCAACGCCGACCCCCACTTCTTCACGCAAGTCTTTCAAGACCTCAAGAACGAGGGCGAGGCCGCGGCGAGCACCGGGGGTCCACCGAGCGGAAGCGCGTCCACCACCTCCTCGTCGACCGCCAGGGACAGCTGCGCGGCCGGAGCCAAGCATTGGACTATGAACTTGGACCGCTAG